ACAAGTATTATTGTTATGGAGAATCAGGCGAACGAAAATTTTGAGATTGCATATTATTTTGAACAGCAAATTAGAAAAATTATAAAAAAAAGCCAGCTTTTAAAATAATCCTAATTCATGACACGAGACAACTTTTACACTCAATAATCTTAAGAACAGATATGAATCAAATTTTTAGATTACCATTTCTTGGAATATCACTTCTATTTTTAAGCTGCAATTCAACTTCAGTTGTTAGAAAACAAAATGGAAAACTATCAGCTGATACTTATTTGCCTAAAGTGGTTTATAAATCAGGCGATTTTGTCATAACGCAATTAACTGAAAATGCATTTGAACATAAGTCTTTTCTGCAAACAAAGAGTTCCGGGAAAGTGCCTTGCAATGGAATGATAGTTAGAAACAGTGGTGAAGCAGTTATCTTTGATACAACATCCGACAGTCTTTCCTCTGCGAAATTGATTTCATGGGTAAAGGAAAAACTGAACTGCAAGATAAACGCTGTTGTGCCAACCCATTTTCATATTGATAATTTGGGTGGGTTGAAAGCATTTGAACAAGCCGGAATTCAGTCATATGCTAATTTTAAAACCATTGAATTTGCAAAAGAACGAAATGAAAATTTACCACAAAATGGTTTTACGGATTCGCTTGTAATAAAAGTTGGAAACAAGAAAGTCATAGCAAAATTTTTTGGAGAAGGTCATACACGTGATAATACTGTTGGATATTTTCCTGATGAAGAAATATTATTCGGAGGCTGTTTAATAAAAGATATTGATGCCACCAAAGGCAACCTTGCAGATGCAAATGAAAATGAATGGTCAAATACGGTAGCAAAAATAAAAAAATCATATCCCAATATTAAATACGTGATTCCAGGGCACGGACAATATGGTAATCAAAAATTATTAGATTATACTATCGAATTATTTAAAAAACATTAAGAATATTCTACAATAAGACAACCTCATAAAAAAACACAATGGCAAAGAACTTTTTTATTTTATTTATTTCTACAATTTTATTAATAGGCTGTTCGACAAATAAAGAACAATTCGGAGAAAGTACTATTGAAAATGCTACCGGCACAGCTTTATCGAAAGATGAGTTTTCTAAAATCAGGAGTTTAAACAATGAGACTTTCGATACGGTAAATTTTGTAAGTAGAGAGAAAGTAGGACTCAAGTATCGCTTATATAGGCCCAAACAGCAAAAAACATGTAAATCATTCCCATTAGTAATCGTGTATCATGGTTCCGGAAGGCCCATTGGAAGTGATAATAGTTCTCAATTGGGGGTTTTACCAAAACTATTTGCAAGTGCAGAAATACAAGATAAATATCCAGCATATGTTTTAGCGCCGCAATTCTCTGAGCGGTCTTCAGACTATGAAACCGACAATAAAAGAAATCTGCTGTATTCAAAACCTAGAGCTTCCCTAAATTCAGTAATGCAGCTTATAGACTCGCTAAAATCAAATTTAAATATTGACAGTAAAAGAATTTACGTAGTTGGATATTCTATGGGCGGTTCAACTGCAATTAATTCATTGGCATCAAGACCGGATCTTTTTGCAGCAGGAATTAGTATTTCTGGCATACCGCAGTTTGATAAAACAGAAAAGCTGAAAACAATTCCCATTTGGCTTATTCATGGTCTTGATGACACAGAAAACCCGATTAGCAGTGATGAGCAATTTTATAAAGAAATGAGCACTAATATCCGTTTTTGGAAACTAAAGGGAACAACCCACGATAATATATTTACCACTACGATTTTAGGAGAAACATTACCGGAATGGTTGTTCAAACAGCATAAGAAATAAAACTGCTGCTGATATCGATTTTGCAAAAATAAAAATTTCAAAAAATACCAGATATGATGTAGTTACGAATTTTAATAAAAAGATTTTATAAAACAAATTAAACAAAACTTACCTATGAAACAATTACCAAAGTTATTCTTTACCTTTTTACTTATTATGTTTTTTGGTTGTACTGCTTTTAGCCAAGAAAAAGCGATTGCCAGTGACCAACGTTATATTTTCTTTTTTCATAATGGTTTTATTGAACAAAATGATCTTAGTGTAGCACATCCTGAATATGGAAAAGCAGAATACAATGAAATTTTAGATTCCTATAGAAAGGATAATTTTATTGTTTTTAGCGAAATTAGAAAGAAAGATACTGATGTTCATAAATATGCAAAAAAGGTAGTCAAACAAATTAAAGGATTACTAAAAAAAGGTGTTTCACCAGATAAAATAACCGTAATAGGAACTTCGAAAGGGGGGTACATTGCACAGTACGTATCAACTTATCTGGCAAATCCAGAGGTGAATTTTGTTTTTATCGGATGTTTCAGGGATATCGATATTGAAGAATGGCCTGATATTAATTTTTGTGGAAACATTCTAACTATATACGAACAATCAGATGTATTGGGCGTTTCAGCTATTAGAAGAAAAGTAACTTCGAAACTTAAAGTAAATCATTTTAAGGAAATAGAGTTATATACTAATCTTAAGCATGGCTTTTTATATAAAGCCTCAGACGGATGGATTGCACCTTCTAAAAAATGGGCAAATGGGAACTATGAATAGTGCATATAATTTGACAAACCTGTGGAAAAAAGTAAACAATTTTGGACTCAGTTGATCCGTAATTGATTAGGTACAAGTAGGAGAGTGGTTTATAAGATTATAGACCACTTTGTAAATTGTGTTTTATAATTAGACCTTGAAAATTAGTTCAGCAAAATTTAGAAAAATGTTAGTCTTTGTTTTAACTCATTCAATGTTTTCGAATGCTGTTAATTTATCTTATTTAAACGGAAAAATGATTTAAAGGTAATTTCTTTAGTAGTCGAAATAAAAAAATGGCGCCAATTGTCTTCAATTGGCGCCATTTGGCTTTGTAGTGACCTCAAAAGGACAAATTTCTATAAATTTTATGGAGGATTTGAAGAGATTGGCTTACTACATCTAGTTTCTGTCTTTCATTGGCTTTACAAATTTGGTTTGGATGTTCTGTTGGGGATCGAAGGAAAAAATTCTCGAACCATTTTAAAATTGTCTTTAAAAAATATCTAGTTTCAATCCCTTGACTGGACAAATTTCTATATTTTTTTTTCAAAGATTAGAAGATCTTAATTTTGGGCAGTGGTTGTCTTACATTTGCTTTATAAACTTGGCTTAATGTATGTAAGAGTAAATTGGATGTGCTAGAGAAAAAAAGGAGATTTAGTTACAAGTACATTTTTGGTAATTAATCTATTTTATAGATAGACTAATGTACTTTAAAATTCGCTTTAGCTTTTTGTGGTGGAAAAGTTATCAAGTCCAGTTAGAATCATGTTCCAGCTTCGAGAAAAAATATAAAGCATGAGAAATTAAATTTCTCATGCTTTTTTGTGATTCAATAATTTAATTTTTGTCAATTTGGTTAATATACCAAAAGATTGAAAATTATCATTTTTTAATTTTTCCTCACTATCTGGGAAGTAATTGGCTCTCCTCTCTCTGTTAAAACATCGTCGGCATAGTAGTTTTGAAATTGCATAGGGAGACCAACACCAGTTGTAAGAGATGAAGTTGTCTGCAGATGATAATGCAGATGCGGCCCTGTAGAATAACCGCTGTTTCCAGCCAGACCAACCTGCTGACCTCTCTCTACCGTATCTCCAATCGCTACTATTATAGAATTCTTTTTTAAATGAAGCATAAAGGAAAACTCCCCATTCAAATGATCAATAATAATATAATTCCCTAACGATTGCTTACTGTTTTTAATTCCGGGAACATTATCCTCAATTGCGTTTTCCATCGCTATTATCTTTCCGTCTCCAGGCGCATTCAAACGTTTCCCAAAACAATAATAATCTTCATTTTTGGTTCCGTCTCCTGTATTCCCTCTTCTGTTTATTATATGAACAATGTCCAGTGCATATCTCTGGTGCCGGTTAGGCATAAAATGATGATTTAATTCTAGAGATTTCCCTCCTGCGACTATATACCAGTCGTCTTCAAAAGGCAATTCTAATACTGTTTTTGTCTTGTAATTTAAATAGATGTCTTCATCGTATTTTCCTTCATCACCCATAAGCATGTCTGCACAGGAGGTAAATAAAACCATAAAGATAATTGCAAAAAAGCACGCCAAAGATTTGATTTGTTTCATGATTAAAATTTATAGTTAATACCCAGATTTAATTGATGCTGCAGTTCTCTGTATGCACTTGGCACCTGAAGCCTCGCATAATTAAAATTATAGACTGCTTTTACATCAAAATGATTAGAAAGCTTATAACCATACTCCAATTCCCATAAAACACTTTGATAGTTGTCTATGGTATAAAACTTACCTTCTGCGTTGGTAACTCTAAGTAACACTACAGGAAGAGTTAATTTTGACGATAAATATTGTTTTTCACTAGATTGGTATCTAAATCTACCCGTTATCCCAAATTCCTGATGTAGCGTATAATAATCCT
This genomic window from Flavobacterium sp. 9 contains:
- a CDS encoding M23 family metallopeptidase, which encodes MKQIKSLACFFAIIFMVLFTSCADMLMGDEGKYDEDIYLNYKTKTVLELPFEDDWYIVAGGKSLELNHHFMPNRHQRYALDIVHIINRRGNTGDGTKNEDYYCFGKRLNAPGDGKIIAMENAIEDNVPGIKNSKQSLGNYIIIDHLNGEFSFMLHLKKNSIIVAIGDTVERGQQVGLAGNSGYSTGPHLHYHLQTTSSLTTGVGLPMQFQNYYADDVLTERGEPITSQIVRKN
- the bla gene encoding subclass B1 metallo-beta-lactamase encodes the protein MNQIFRLPFLGISLLFLSCNSTSVVRKQNGKLSADTYLPKVVYKSGDFVITQLTENAFEHKSFLQTKSSGKVPCNGMIVRNSGEAVIFDTTSDSLSSAKLISWVKEKLNCKINAVVPTHFHIDNLGGLKAFEQAGIQSYANFKTIEFAKERNENLPQNGFTDSLVIKVGNKKVIAKFFGEGHTRDNTVGYFPDEEILFGGCLIKDIDATKGNLADANENEWSNTVAKIKKSYPNIKYVIPGHGQYGNQKLLDYTIELFKKH
- a CDS encoding prolyl oligopeptidase family serine peptidase, with the protein product MAKNFFILFISTILLIGCSTNKEQFGESTIENATGTALSKDEFSKIRSLNNETFDTVNFVSREKVGLKYRLYRPKQQKTCKSFPLVIVYHGSGRPIGSDNSSQLGVLPKLFASAEIQDKYPAYVLAPQFSERSSDYETDNKRNLLYSKPRASLNSVMQLIDSLKSNLNIDSKRIYVVGYSMGGSTAINSLASRPDLFAAGISISGIPQFDKTEKLKTIPIWLIHGLDDTENPISSDEQFYKEMSTNIRFWKLKGTTHDNIFTTTILGETLPEWLFKQHKK
- a CDS encoding dienelactone hydrolase family protein, encoding MKQLPKLFFTFLLIMFFGCTAFSQEKAIASDQRYIFFFHNGFIEQNDLSVAHPEYGKAEYNEILDSYRKDNFIVFSEIRKKDTDVHKYAKKVVKQIKGLLKKGVSPDKITVIGTSKGGYIAQYVSTYLANPEVNFVFIGCFRDIDIEEWPDINFCGNILTIYEQSDVLGVSAIRRKVTSKLKVNHFKEIELYTNLKHGFLYKASDGWIAPSKKWANGNYE